Genomic window (Capsicum annuum cultivar UCD-10X-F1 chromosome 10, UCD10Xv1.1, whole genome shotgun sequence):
gtaactcattaaaacacattagaactcaacacaatagactagaaaaacacctggctctagctagtcacactagttttctcggttgaattctaaatggctgaattgaatcaaaacttgtgtggaaacacccttaaacattgtaaacatatAATTGGACAAATGAAtgatcatttatatcattataaacacatatagcataagaatcatcctcaaaataaggcgaaataagctagaatagtaatactagaatgcataaattcactcAACATCATGCAATACTACTACCGTTGTATCAAATGTTATGTAATCgttaattgatattttgtagAATGTGCAACCATACTTAATCCCTACTGTTTGTGAGACGAAGATAGATTACATGATTACGTTTGATCCATATACAGACGAGGTTGAGAATAACGTcctcgatggcttgaagaaagagttagaaggggtaACTATCCTTACTTCAAATGAGGACATTGATGATGAtggggatttgggtggtaaccccatTGAAGTACGCGTTGGTAATGATGATTCTTTGAGTACCTCCAAAGATGCAGTGGGAACCTCATCCCCCggggatcttcataagcgtgtTGATGCGCTTGAGGAagcggtgttggatattgctACCTATATCAGagagaaaagaataaataaaaaggaaaagaatgagcGACAATAcgagcgaggtaacttcattcaataattgatgttgttaatgaattttcagctttaaatattagtaacactttgtaatatgatgatacagtgcatgtggaccttcgtgaatcagagagaaatgaagaaggagaaaaaaagagcaaaataaaTGAGTTGGCCTCTGTTGTGgcagaaaaggaaaaagaaaaagaaaagaaggatggagaagaagaaatggaagaatATAAGAGCTAAGAAGAAGATTGAAAAGTAGCAGCTGCAAAAGCAGAAGAAGAAGTGGCAGCAGATGAACAAGAAGGAGAGAAAAAAGACAAAGCTAATaaagaagaaactgacaaagctgACAAAGATGAAGTTGAGAAAGAAGTAGTAGGTGAACGAAAAGAAGAATCTGAGGAAGAAACAACTATTTCAggtgaagaaagagaagaagatgtGGAAGAAAAGGAAACTAAAGAAGCACCAACTACTGTAGAtgctgaaaaagaaggagaagaaagtgAGAATGAAGAAGCAACTACAActgttgagaaaaaaaagagctgaagttgaccaaaaagatgtggtcatggacattgttgatgaaatcaactgtaacacttgtgttgatgaggaacttaggAAAAAATACATTTGAATCCTAAGccgtttaatgtgttgttgaatgacgagttgttaggatatgacaattttttttatttcacaaatatgaaggttgatgtaataccccgtgtatttctaagctagaaaatgaaccattgttcctacgtatgaaacctcctatcccgTGATTCATGTTTGAGTACATAAATttcaatgagtatcctagtgataatagagattatgatgtgttaagaatgtccataagagtcacttagagtaagccaagctaagagcttttgaatccaccaagttttagTCTGTGATTTCATATAGGTCAtttttgaatgagcataacttggtttataggtggtattttggtagatttagacccaccaaattgtatagaattgaataagctttttgtcgataccaaattcgcctaaaacggacatCCGGTGAAGAAATTATTGCCTTTTTTCTATCAGTGTTCCCGATTGACAGGCCACCGCGTTGTGATGAAGACCAAATTGACAAATGTCAATTCCAATAGCTCACCGCTATCACACTGTGTCACGGTGGGTATAGAGATGGGTCATCCAGCACGTCACGGTGGATCTTTTTTTGGCGTTTCAGCTCCGTATTATAAATTTCAGGGGCAACTTAGACATTTACCATGACCTAAAACCCATCCAAAAAAgggatttataccctaaataaccaaaatacttcattttcatccaatttctccaaatcaaaatattttctctcaaaggttcaagaaccctagccaagaaattaagaacaaacctaaggatttcttcaataaccttcaagaaataatcttctaaggtatgcgtagtgttcatccatggagctcaagaatcatgctttaaaaatcatgaattgtgattatcttgttgtggtgtgattatgtttatgttaatgatttttatttggtatcttgatgtattttcatgaagtatgtgagcatgttagtttaaatccatgaatttgggtggcttaagattgttaaattgataagtatacctatgccaaaaattgtgcatgtaaggtgtttgataaaatgcctagaataatagaaatcatgtattatagcttaggGATGAACTATATGATAAGTTAATGCTAGTATATTATGTTCAAAAGGCTCACATGttattgttgtgcaatatatgtgttagtggaatgtacatgatgattggagaattgattcatagtgtgtctatatgcattccatgttatgtacaagatcatgattatgaagtatcacatgagttatcccccAATTATTATAATATGAACTCAATGTTACATGCTTGCCATTCTCTTATGTTTagatggtttccatgctatcgttatgaaaagtatatgttgtcggaatgcccatgatattagaacatgaggtttatgacttgattacaaGCATTACCATTTATGTTAGACATTATGAtgactatgtacttcatgaaatccctcactcatttattatggattattattgatggtcatgtattcaagaaagtcacgttgcatcagtttccttccatcgagtcctgggggtacttgtacccaaaaaatatagttgtgtgcctagagcaaagtcatgtattcacgatatcctcagtcaatacatgatccataaaactcagtcagtcatgtgactcaggaaaactcagtaatctcagtgatctcagtactcaataatctcagtaacctcaataTTCCCATTAATCTCAGTagtctcataaactcagtcagttgtcagatatcagtactaTTTCATCAATCAACGGGGAATATCATGAATTCAGTGTAGTTCATGCTCAGTTTAgtttaatcagttcagtgtctattcagatgggagtgggagttagcaccgagtgaacccaaggatgggaactcacctgccaatagagggtgtgattcctaaaagtgatccttgcattacagaactacgtagtcagcgtaggttgagggtagatgaggtggcttacctgccagtagagggttcccactgttctcattttgagaacctgccagtagagggttctcatagcttgtccttactagtggcgtggtattgacaccattccaatcagggcaaggattggaccccagctcagctatattAGCACACATGAgacatgttggttaaacaactaccttccCACAGTTTAGttacaaatttcaggactgtcagatacagtcacctagtctcagtaaaagagcttagatagttctttagatttaggtttgtcagatatagtcaacttagtacgagtacggaactcagatagttccatctgattcaggactgtcagatacagtcactcatgttatcagttatatcaattatcaaaactcatgttatcagttatatcagttatcagaactcatgttatcagttatatcagttatcaaaactcatgttatcagtattcagttttaggactgccAGGCACAATCAATTAagccagttcttcataattcaaactatcaaaaatattcattcatttattcagtaatacagtatcagcacctcacttattagtgacttacctatcaatatcagtaaactcagtcaatcagtatctcagtatcagtaaactcatattgCCAGTATTCAGACTCCGTAGTCAGTATCACtgcgagtttagttatagttacttatgcatgtatgtattctcacattcataacAGTCAACTATCAGAAATATCCTGGTTGTGATCCCATTTCacggtcttcttcatcatcttgcaAGTCTGATAAAAAGTCTTCCATATTCATAGaatcatcttccatattaattgtatTATCGCCATCGTTCCCGTAATTATTTAAATCATCATCGATCAAATCATCATTGACTGTCGGGTACCGTGGTGGGGGTGCTGATGAATTCAACGGTCCTTAAAAGTACCTCTCAACCATATTTATCCTCAAAGAGATCTAATGATGCATCATCAACATCCATTATGTACGTCAGCACACGTACATcactatttatgatcgtaggattcaccttttccctagaatgcattagataactaatcaccacgtcgcTCGACGCAcaatctagatccccgctctgcATTACGCTTGTAACTGATTCATCGTATGAACTGTTGCGGCGAACATGAATGGGAATTATCACCTTAGTAAATGATTTCCATTTCTA
Coding sequences:
- the LOC107854546 gene encoding uncharacterized protein LOC107854546 isoform X1, with product MSHHDKIIEGDPFKYKVKVIENVQPYLIPTVCETKIDYMITFDPYTDEVENNVLDGLKKELEGVTILTSNEDIDDDGDLGGNPIEVRVGNDDSLSTSKDAVGTSSPGDLHKRVDALEEAVLDIATYIREKRINKKEKNERQYERVHVDLRESERNEEGEKKSKINELASVVAEKEKEKEKKDGEEEMEEYKS
- the LOC107854546 gene encoding uncharacterized protein LOC107854546 isoform X2, with product MITFDPYTDEVENNVLDGLKKELEGVTILTSNEDIDDDGDLGGNPIEVRVGNDDSLSTSKDAVGTSSPGDLHKRVDALEEAVLDIATYIREKRINKKEKNERQYERVHVDLRESERNEEGEKKSKINELASVVAEKEKEKEKKDGEEEMEEYKS